The proteins below come from a single Candidatus Paceibacterota bacterium genomic window:
- a CDS encoding tyrosine-type recombinase/integrase — protein MIQKEIEDYLSWKGSYTAKASVTYRVHLERFNGLVKKIISEIGITDIIKFQQMMKNKYAIANVAYATIVIKNFFDFYRRQGIKCIDPFIIRAPKFMPRPHCHITFEEYQKMENTVTRSEFFTLEKRIILRLLWETGIRVSELCDLNIADIENEPKAFIRTKKGNRMRWIFWSPETHRHLMQYLGIRLCMNQREHLFMAGIKGRGIRLTTRSVQRWIKEMASSANLKKKVSPHSLRHSKAHHILDLGGNIVEIMRILGHSRNNPRAALDYLQFNDKEMEKTARKYV, from the coding sequence ATGATACAGAAAGAAATTGAAGATTATCTGTCATGGAAAGGGTCTTACACAGCCAAAGCCTCAGTAACGTATCGCGTACATTTGGAAAGATTTAATGGACTTGTGAAAAAGATAATATCTGAAATTGGCATAACGGATATAATTAAATTTCAGCAGATGATGAAAAACAAATACGCCATTGCGAACGTCGCATATGCAACCATAGTAATTAAAAACTTCTTTGATTTTTACAGGAGACAGGGGATAAAATGCATTGATCCGTTCATTATCCGCGCGCCAAAGTTTATGCCTCGGCCTCATTGTCACATCACTTTTGAAGAATACCAGAAAATGGAAAACACAGTCACGAGGTCAGAATTTTTCACACTCGAAAAACGGATCATCTTGAGGCTATTATGGGAAACGGGGATCAGAGTTTCAGAGTTATGCGATCTTAACATCGCCGACATAGAGAACGAACCTAAGGCGTTCATAAGAACCAAAAAGGGCAATCGCATGAGGTGGATATTCTGGTCTCCTGAAACGCATAGGCATTTAATGCAGTATCTCGGAATCAGACTATGCATGAACCAAAGAGAACATTTATTCATGGCCGGAATAAAAGGCCGGGGAATAAGGCTCACCACACGATCCGTTCAGCGCTGGATCAAAGAAATGGCCTCTAGTGCAAACTTAAAGAAGAAAGTAAGCCCACATAGCCTCAGGCACTCAAAAGCTCACCACATTTTAGATTTAGGGGGTAACATAGTAGAGATTATGAGAATCTTGGGACATTCGAGGAATAACCCGCGCGCCGCGCTCGATTATCTGCAGTTTAACGATAAAGAGATGGAAAAGACGGCGCGCAAATATGTGTAG
- a CDS encoding C39 family peptidase yields the protein MLKINKKVTIAVCMFLITSFIVTPFYAIEADVVDEIESQIKEKSDQIKNLENQAAEYKDVIKDLQMKQQSLDNEIELLDAQIAQLNIEIQTTQSQIDQANLEINNLLIRIQIKEEEIGKEKEILRSLLRKINEYDGESAFEILLKTEQFSDFINQSNYVDKVGEKIKSTLDSLKLIKGELEQEKANLESKKKTLEDLNKKLTGQKDAANLQKQSKEDLLTDTKGKENKYQDLLFNVKNQKNSILGDINKLKREMETEIARIAALAERPSENLASTSWYFTQNNPNWKDNTIGFSDSTIDDYGCAIAAVAMVFKYYGIDIDPGRLAKQPIFYYDLIVWPKQWRYLDLVKNSGHKSGGLNEDDWNVVDREIASGHPVIVFIKARGNAGHYVVIHSKDSKGYVVHDPMTWNNQSGANIYLSTTRKYLESIYKGKTVIDQYIIYH from the coding sequence ATGCTGAAAATAAACAAGAAGGTAACAATAGCCGTTTGTATGTTTTTAATAACGTCTTTTATTGTGACGCCTTTTTATGCCATAGAAGCGGATGTTGTCGATGAGATAGAAAGCCAGATCAAGGAAAAAAGCGATCAGATAAAAAACCTGGAAAATCAAGCTGCGGAATATAAGGATGTCATAAAAGACCTTCAAATGAAACAACAAAGCTTGGATAATGAGATCGAGCTTTTAGATGCGCAGATCGCACAGCTCAATATCGAGATCCAAACGACGCAATCTCAGATCGATCAGGCCAATCTTGAGATCAATAATCTGCTCATAAGGATCCAGATCAAAGAGGAGGAGATCGGAAAGGAAAAAGAGATACTGCGAAGCCTTCTTCGAAAAATAAACGAGTACGACGGAGAGTCTGCTTTCGAGATCCTTCTGAAAACCGAACAATTCTCTGATTTCATAAATCAATCTAATTACGTAGATAAGGTCGGGGAAAAGATAAAAAGCACGCTGGACTCGCTGAAACTGATCAAAGGAGAGCTCGAGCAGGAAAAAGCAAATCTGGAAAGCAAGAAAAAAACGCTTGAAGATCTTAATAAGAAATTAACCGGACAAAAAGATGCCGCCAATTTGCAAAAACAATCGAAAGAAGATCTGCTGACTGACACCAAGGGAAAAGAAAATAAGTATCAAGATCTCCTGTTCAATGTAAAAAATCAAAAAAATTCGATCTTGGGCGACATCAATAAGCTGAAACGGGAGATGGAGACCGAGATCGCAAGGATCGCAGCGCTTGCTGAAAGACCCTCGGAAAATCTTGCATCTACGAGCTGGTATTTCACTCAGAACAACCCGAATTGGAAAGACAATACGATAGGATTTTCGGATTCCACCATAGATGATTATGGGTGCGCTATTGCGGCAGTCGCGATGGTCTTCAAGTACTATGGCATTGACATAGATCCGGGAAGGCTCGCCAAACAGCCCATATTCTATTACGACCTCATCGTCTGGCCGAAGCAATGGAGATATCTGGATCTGGTGAAAAATTCGGGCCACAAATCGGGCGGCCTGAACGAGGATGACTGGAATGTGGTGGACCGGGAGATCGCAAGCGGCCATCCGGTGATCGTTTTCATCAAAGCGCGGGGAAATGCCGGACATTATGTCGTGATCCACAGTAAAGACAGCAAGGGTTATGTAGTACACGACCCCATGACCTGGAACAATCAATCCGGAGCGAATATCTATCTCTCAACCACAAGAAAATATCTGGAATCCATTTATAAGGGGAAAACCGTAATAGATCAATACATCATTTATCATTGA
- a CDS encoding NUDIX domain-containing protein: MELIQEICDKDIGEKGNVNDVRYKIRRAVRAVIFNDRNEITILNVTKNNYHKLPGGGIEKDETVLNALNREILEETGCEAKITGDVGVILECRNKFELMQISYCYAAKLVKKLNDPSFTDKEVHEGFKLEWMKVDEALRTFKSDKPMTYEGRFVQKRDIALLSSVNNDRPAA, translated from the coding sequence ATGGAACTCATACAAGAAATCTGCGATAAGGATATCGGGGAAAAGGGCAATGTGAATGATGTCCGCTACAAGATCCGCAGGGCTGTTAGAGCTGTCATATTCAACGATCGAAACGAGATCACGATTCTGAATGTCACAAAAAATAATTACCACAAACTTCCGGGCGGAGGCATTGAAAAAGATGAGACCGTATTGAATGCTCTCAATCGCGAAATACTTGAAGAGACGGGATGCGAAGCAAAAATAACAGGAGATGTCGGCGTCATTCTTGAATGCAGAAATAAATTCGAACTGATGCAAATTTCATATTGCTACGCGGCAAAACTTGTGAAAAAATTAAATGATCCGTCATTTACCGATAAAGAGGTGCACGAAGGATTCAAGCTGGAATGGATGAAGGTCGATGAGGCGCTGCGGACATTTAAAAGCGACAAACCGATGACATATGAAGGCAGATTTGTTCAGAAAAGAGATATTGCGTTATTGTCTTCAGTGAACAACGATCGGCCCGCCGCATAA